The Hypanus sabinus isolate sHypSab1 chromosome X1, sHypSab1.hap1, whole genome shotgun sequence genome window below encodes:
- the LOC132384766 gene encoding histone deacetylase 7-like isoform X2: protein MDLRIDQLYGNGGEQSPHRSETVITPHPLCMPLPKQQIQGPDMRCDQQGGSSHGKLRLLRNKDQGKQSTGASTAVKQRLQEFVLKKQEAALKNTVLLTATQSSVTYSREIRPPAQGLHQAPPLGQGTWSGDPEQEFPLRKTASEPNLKVRLKLRSRGSERRNSPLLCRKDSAPAGLGGRSRDALDTSYSASRPTLKSNSPQDTGHTPAPEKPVGQTEGAKLLGFPSPVTPVPFHPFHLHRLPFLESALTHRVLLSAVAGLPPPYGVMPSMAPLVHGQPRTHRPLGRTQSAPLPRDPRAAQQQLHQQRQHRQFLQRLREHTQLSQRLLLRDQSRTLDSIGMQAESLGFRCPVVGHRPLSRAQSSPASTSIPTPTPTPEAVAQSTCSTGLVYEPLMLKHQCPCGGGQHPEHPGRIQSIWSRLQETGLRSQCQVVRGRKATLEELQTVHTETHVFAFGTSPLSRLKEDHRKFMGIRSQPTLMMLPCGGFGVDRDSVWNEAHSSNAARMAVGCVIELALRVARGDLQNGFAVVRPPGHHAEQSAAMGFCFFNSVAIAAKQLQLKMNMHKILIVDWDVHHGNGTQQVFYTDPSVLYISLHRHDDGNFFPGSGASDEVGSGPGAGFNVNIAWTKSLDPPIGDAEYLAAFRTVVMPIAKEFDPDMVLVSSGFDAVEGHPPQLGGYNVSAKCFGYLTRQLMSLAGGKIVMALEGGHSLTAICDAAEACVSALLGKEMDPLPEHLLHQKPNWNGVASLERVLQAQDMNPWSTRLWPDFGLRQVWWSGAGISGDRKGILQTICGRGEKFLRNPVAFSICPSEIVFLLSCPVQFTPFCILPIPSTRGNLITNFLRT, encoded by the exons ATGGACCTGCGGATTGATCAGTTGTATGGGAATGGGGGTGAGCAGTCCCCCCACCGTTcggagacagttatcaccccccaccccctctgcatGCCGCTCCCAAAACAACAGATACAG GGCCCGGACATGAGATGTGACCAACAGGGGGGCTCATCCCATGGGAAGCTCCGACTGTTACGGAACAAGGACCAAGGGAAGCAAA GTACGGGGGCAAGCACTGCGGTGAAACAGAGGCTCCAGGAGTtcgtgttgaagaagcaggaggCAGCACTGAAGAACACAGTCCTGCTGACAGCGACACAGAGCAGCGTCACATACAG CCGTGAGATTCGGCCGCCAGCCCAGGGATTGCATCAGGCACCCCCGCTCGGTCAGGGAACGTGGAGTGGAGACCCAGAGCAAGAGTTCCCACTGCGAAAGACAG CCTCGGAGCCCAACCTGAAGGTGCGGCTGAAGCTGAGGTCTCGGGGGTCCGAGCGAAGGAACAGCCCCCTCCTCTGTCGCAAGGACAGCGCTCCTGCAGGGCTCGGGGGCAGGAGCAGAGACGCcctgg ATACATCTTACAGCGCCAGTAGACCAACCCTGAAATCAAACTCTCCACAGGACACTGGTCACACCCCAGCACCAGAG aAGCCGGTTGGTCAGACTGAGGGGGCAAAGTTGCTGGGGTTCCCGAGTCCGGTCACCCCTGTCCCCTTCCACCCGTTCCACCTGCACCGTCTCCCCTTCCTGGAGTCGGCTCTCACCCACCGTGTTTTGCTGTCTg CAGTAGCGGGGCTGCCTCCCCCCTACGGGGTGATGCCAAGCATGGCGCCGTTGGTCCACGGCCAACCCCGGACTCACCGGCCGCTGGGACGGACACAGTCTGCCCCCCTGCCCCGGGACCCTAGGGCTGCTCAGCAGCAGCTGCACCAACAGAGGCAGCACCGGCAGTTCCTGCAGCGGCTGAGGGAGCACACTCAACTGAGCCAG CGCCTTCTTCTCCGTGATCAGTCTCGAACTTTGGATTCTATTGGGATGCAGGCGGAAAGCCTGGGCTTCAGATGCCCAGTTGTGGGGCACAGACCACTTTCCAGAGCTCAATCTTCACCCGCCTCAACCTCAATACCTACCCCTACTCCTACCCCTGAAGCCGTGGCACAGTCTACTTGTAGCACAG GCCTGGTGTATGAGCCCCTGATGCTGAAACACCAGTGTCCATGCGGTGGGGGGCAGCATCCAGAACATCCCGGCCGGATCCAGAGCATCTGGTCCCGACTCCAGGAGACTGGCCTGAGAAGCCAGTGTCAG GTGGTCCGAGGAAGGAAGGCCACTCTGGAGGAGCTGCAGACGGTCCACACAGAGACCCATGTATTCGCATTTGGAACCAGCCCCCTCAGTCGGCTGAAGGAGGACCACAGGAAATTTATGG GAATACGCTCACAGCCAACTCTAATGATGTTACCATGTGGCGGTTTCGGA GTAGACAGGGACAGCGTGTGGAATGAGGCACACTCATCAAATGCTGCCAGAATGGCGGTGGGATGTGTCATCGAGCTGGCTCTCAGAGTGGCGAGGGGAGATCTCCAG AACGGGTTTGCTGTTGTCCGACCTCCAGGACATCACGCTGAACAGTCAGCCGCCAT GGGTTTCTGTTTCTTTAATTCAGTAGCCATTGCTGCCAAACAGCTCCAGCTGAAGATGAACATGCACAAGATTCTCATCGTAGACTGG gatgtccatcatggaaaTGGAACTCAACAGGTCTTCTACACAGATCCCAGTGTCCTCTACATCTCCCTCCATCGCCATGATGATGGTAACTTCTTCCCAGGAAGTGGGGCATCGGATGAG GTTGGCAGTGGGCCCGGTGCGGGCTTTAATGTGAACATTGCTTGGACCAAGAGTCTGGACCCTCCCATTGGTGATGCCGAGTATCTCGCTGCCTTCAG GACAGTGGTGATGCCAATTGCCAAGGAATTTGATCCAGATATGGTCCTGGTCTCCTCAGGATTCGATGCTGTTGAGGGACATCCCCCTCAACTTGGAGGATACAACGTGTCAGCCAAAT gTTTTGGTTACCTCACAAGGCAGCTGATGTCCCTTGCTGGTGGAAAAATCGTCATGGCtttggagggtggtcacagtctCACCGCCATCTGTGATGCAGCCGAGGCCTGTGTATCTGCTTTGCTGGGCAAGGAG ATGGACCCCCTCCCCGAACATCTCCTCCACCAGAAGCCCAACTGGAATGGTGTGGCCTCCCTGGAGAGAGTGCTACAGGCTCAGG ACATGAACCCATGGAGCACCAGACTCTGGCCTGACTTCGGGCTTCGCCAAGTGTGGTGGAGTGGGGCTGGGATTTCAGGAGACAGAAAAGGGATCTTACAGACAATATGCGGGAGGGGGGAGAAATTTCTGAGGAATCCAGTGGCCTTCTCCATATGTCCATCTGAAATCGTGTTCCTTCTCTCCTGTCCTGTCCAGTTCACACCATTCTGCATTCTCCCCATCCCCTCCACCAGGGGAAATCTTATCACCAACTTCCTCAGAACCTGA
- the LOC132384766 gene encoding histone deacetylase 7-like isoform X5: protein MDLRIDQLYGNGGEQSPHRSETVITPHPLCMPLPKQQIQGPDMRCDQQGGSSHGKLRLLRNKDQGKQSTGASTAVKQRLQEFVLKKQEAALKNTVLLTATQSSVTYSREIRPPAQGLHQAPPLGQGTWSGDPEQEFPLRKTASEPNLKVRLKLRSRGSERRNSPLLCRKDSAPAGLGGRSRDALDTSYSASRPTLKSNSPQDTGHTPAPEPVGQTEGAKLLGFPSPVTPVPFHPFHLHRLPFLESALTHRVLLSAVAGLPPPYGVMPSMAPLVHGQPRTHRPLGRTQSAPLPRDPRAAQQQLHQQRQHRQFLQRLREHTQLSQRLLLRDQSRTLDSIGMQAESLGFRCPVVGHRPLSRAQSSPASTSIPTPTPTPEAVAQSTCSTGLVYEPLMLKHQCPCGGGQHPEHPGRIQSIWSRLQETGLRSQCQVVRGRKATLEELQTVHTETHVFAFGTSPLSRLKEDHRKFMGIRSQPTLMMLPCGGFGVDRDSVWNEAHSSNAARMAVGCVIELALRVARGDLQNGFAVVRPPGHHAEQSAAMGFCFFNSVAIAAKQLQLKMNMHKILIVDWDVHHGNGTQQVFYTDPSVLYISLHRHDDGNFFPGSGASDEVGSGPGAGFNVNIAWTKSLDPPIGDAEYLAAFRTVVMPIAKEFDPDMVLVSSGFDAVEGHPPQLGGYNVSAKCFGYLTRQLMSLAGGKIVMALEGGHSLTAICDAAEACVSALLGKEMDPLPEHLLHQKPNWNGVASLERVLQAQDMNPWSTRLWPDFGLRQVWWSGAGISGDRKGILQTICGRGEKFLRNPVAFSICPSEIVFLLSCPVQFTPFCILPIPSTRGNLITNFLRT from the exons ATGGACCTGCGGATTGATCAGTTGTATGGGAATGGGGGTGAGCAGTCCCCCCACCGTTcggagacagttatcaccccccaccccctctgcatGCCGCTCCCAAAACAACAGATACAG GGCCCGGACATGAGATGTGACCAACAGGGGGGCTCATCCCATGGGAAGCTCCGACTGTTACGGAACAAGGACCAAGGGAAGCAAA GTACGGGGGCAAGCACTGCGGTGAAACAGAGGCTCCAGGAGTtcgtgttgaagaagcaggaggCAGCACTGAAGAACACAGTCCTGCTGACAGCGACACAGAGCAGCGTCACATACAG CCGTGAGATTCGGCCGCCAGCCCAGGGATTGCATCAGGCACCCCCGCTCGGTCAGGGAACGTGGAGTGGAGACCCAGAGCAAGAGTTCCCACTGCGAAAGACAG CCTCGGAGCCCAACCTGAAGGTGCGGCTGAAGCTGAGGTCTCGGGGGTCCGAGCGAAGGAACAGCCCCCTCCTCTGTCGCAAGGACAGCGCTCCTGCAGGGCTCGGGGGCAGGAGCAGAGACGCcctgg ATACATCTTACAGCGCCAGTAGACCAACCCTGAAATCAAACTCTCCACAGGACACTGGTCACACCCCAGCACCAGAG CCGGTTGGTCAGACTGAGGGGGCAAAGTTGCTGGGGTTCCCGAGTCCGGTCACCCCTGTCCCCTTCCACCCGTTCCACCTGCACCGTCTCCCCTTCCTGGAGTCGGCTCTCACCCACCGTGTTTTGCTGTCTg CAGTAGCGGGGCTGCCTCCCCCCTACGGGGTGATGCCAAGCATGGCGCCGTTGGTCCACGGCCAACCCCGGACTCACCGGCCGCTGGGACGGACACAGTCTGCCCCCCTGCCCCGGGACCCTAGGGCTGCTCAGCAGCAGCTGCACCAACAGAGGCAGCACCGGCAGTTCCTGCAGCGGCTGAGGGAGCACACTCAACTGAGCCAG CGCCTTCTTCTCCGTGATCAGTCTCGAACTTTGGATTCTATTGGGATGCAGGCGGAAAGCCTGGGCTTCAGATGCCCAGTTGTGGGGCACAGACCACTTTCCAGAGCTCAATCTTCACCCGCCTCAACCTCAATACCTACCCCTACTCCTACCCCTGAAGCCGTGGCACAGTCTACTTGTAGCACAG GCCTGGTGTATGAGCCCCTGATGCTGAAACACCAGTGTCCATGCGGTGGGGGGCAGCATCCAGAACATCCCGGCCGGATCCAGAGCATCTGGTCCCGACTCCAGGAGACTGGCCTGAGAAGCCAGTGTCAG GTGGTCCGAGGAAGGAAGGCCACTCTGGAGGAGCTGCAGACGGTCCACACAGAGACCCATGTATTCGCATTTGGAACCAGCCCCCTCAGTCGGCTGAAGGAGGACCACAGGAAATTTATGG GAATACGCTCACAGCCAACTCTAATGATGTTACCATGTGGCGGTTTCGGA GTAGACAGGGACAGCGTGTGGAATGAGGCACACTCATCAAATGCTGCCAGAATGGCGGTGGGATGTGTCATCGAGCTGGCTCTCAGAGTGGCGAGGGGAGATCTCCAG AACGGGTTTGCTGTTGTCCGACCTCCAGGACATCACGCTGAACAGTCAGCCGCCAT GGGTTTCTGTTTCTTTAATTCAGTAGCCATTGCTGCCAAACAGCTCCAGCTGAAGATGAACATGCACAAGATTCTCATCGTAGACTGG gatgtccatcatggaaaTGGAACTCAACAGGTCTTCTACACAGATCCCAGTGTCCTCTACATCTCCCTCCATCGCCATGATGATGGTAACTTCTTCCCAGGAAGTGGGGCATCGGATGAG GTTGGCAGTGGGCCCGGTGCGGGCTTTAATGTGAACATTGCTTGGACCAAGAGTCTGGACCCTCCCATTGGTGATGCCGAGTATCTCGCTGCCTTCAG GACAGTGGTGATGCCAATTGCCAAGGAATTTGATCCAGATATGGTCCTGGTCTCCTCAGGATTCGATGCTGTTGAGGGACATCCCCCTCAACTTGGAGGATACAACGTGTCAGCCAAAT gTTTTGGTTACCTCACAAGGCAGCTGATGTCCCTTGCTGGTGGAAAAATCGTCATGGCtttggagggtggtcacagtctCACCGCCATCTGTGATGCAGCCGAGGCCTGTGTATCTGCTTTGCTGGGCAAGGAG ATGGACCCCCTCCCCGAACATCTCCTCCACCAGAAGCCCAACTGGAATGGTGTGGCCTCCCTGGAGAGAGTGCTACAGGCTCAGG ACATGAACCCATGGAGCACCAGACTCTGGCCTGACTTCGGGCTTCGCCAAGTGTGGTGGAGTGGGGCTGGGATTTCAGGAGACAGAAAAGGGATCTTACAGACAATATGCGGGAGGGGGGAGAAATTTCTGAGGAATCCAGTGGCCTTCTCCATATGTCCATCTGAAATCGTGTTCCTTCTCTCCTGTCCTGTCCAGTTCACACCATTCTGCATTCTCCCCATCCCCTCCACCAGGGGAAATCTTATCACCAACTTCCTCAGAACCTGA
- the LOC132384766 gene encoding histone deacetylase 4-like isoform X8, whose product MDLRIDQLYGNGGEQSPHRSETVITPHPLCMPLPKQQIQGPDMRCDQQGGSSHGKLRLLRNKDQGKQSTGASTAVKQRLQEFVLKKQEAALKNTVLLTATQSSVTYSREIRPPAQGLHQAPPLGQGTWSGDPEQEFPLRKTASEPNLKVRLKLRSRGSERRNSPLLCRKDSAPAGLGGRSRDALAVAGLPPPYGVMPSMAPLVHGQPRTHRPLGRTQSAPLPRDPRAAQQQLHQQRQHRQFLQRLREHTQLSQRLLLRDQSRTLDSIGMQAESLGFRCPVVGHRPLSRAQSSPASTSIPTPTPTPEAVAQSTCSTGLVYEPLMLKHQCPCGGGQHPEHPGRIQSIWSRLQETGLRSQCQVVRGRKATLEELQTVHTETHVFAFGTSPLSRLKEDHRKFMGIRSQPTLMMLPCGGFGVDRDSVWNEAHSSNAARMAVGCVIELALRVARGDLQNGFAVVRPPGHHAEQSAAMGFCFFNSVAIAAKQLQLKMNMHKILIVDWDVHHGNGTQQVFYTDPSVLYISLHRHDDGNFFPGSGASDEVGSGPGAGFNVNIAWTKSLDPPIGDAEYLAAFRTVVMPIAKEFDPDMVLVSSGFDAVEGHPPQLGGYNVSAKCFGYLTRQLMSLAGGKIVMALEGGHSLTAICDAAEACVSALLGKEMDPLPEHLLHQKPNWNGVASLERVLQAQDMNPWSTRLWPDFGLRQVWWSGAGISGDRKGILQTICGRGEKFLRNPVAFSICPSEIVFLLSCPVQFTPFCILPIPSTRGNLITNFLRT is encoded by the exons ATGGACCTGCGGATTGATCAGTTGTATGGGAATGGGGGTGAGCAGTCCCCCCACCGTTcggagacagttatcaccccccaccccctctgcatGCCGCTCCCAAAACAACAGATACAG GGCCCGGACATGAGATGTGACCAACAGGGGGGCTCATCCCATGGGAAGCTCCGACTGTTACGGAACAAGGACCAAGGGAAGCAAA GTACGGGGGCAAGCACTGCGGTGAAACAGAGGCTCCAGGAGTtcgtgttgaagaagcaggaggCAGCACTGAAGAACACAGTCCTGCTGACAGCGACACAGAGCAGCGTCACATACAG CCGTGAGATTCGGCCGCCAGCCCAGGGATTGCATCAGGCACCCCCGCTCGGTCAGGGAACGTGGAGTGGAGACCCAGAGCAAGAGTTCCCACTGCGAAAGACAG CCTCGGAGCCCAACCTGAAGGTGCGGCTGAAGCTGAGGTCTCGGGGGTCCGAGCGAAGGAACAGCCCCCTCCTCTGTCGCAAGGACAGCGCTCCTGCAGGGCTCGGGGGCAGGAGCAGAGACGCcctgg CAGTAGCGGGGCTGCCTCCCCCCTACGGGGTGATGCCAAGCATGGCGCCGTTGGTCCACGGCCAACCCCGGACTCACCGGCCGCTGGGACGGACACAGTCTGCCCCCCTGCCCCGGGACCCTAGGGCTGCTCAGCAGCAGCTGCACCAACAGAGGCAGCACCGGCAGTTCCTGCAGCGGCTGAGGGAGCACACTCAACTGAGCCAG CGCCTTCTTCTCCGTGATCAGTCTCGAACTTTGGATTCTATTGGGATGCAGGCGGAAAGCCTGGGCTTCAGATGCCCAGTTGTGGGGCACAGACCACTTTCCAGAGCTCAATCTTCACCCGCCTCAACCTCAATACCTACCCCTACTCCTACCCCTGAAGCCGTGGCACAGTCTACTTGTAGCACAG GCCTGGTGTATGAGCCCCTGATGCTGAAACACCAGTGTCCATGCGGTGGGGGGCAGCATCCAGAACATCCCGGCCGGATCCAGAGCATCTGGTCCCGACTCCAGGAGACTGGCCTGAGAAGCCAGTGTCAG GTGGTCCGAGGAAGGAAGGCCACTCTGGAGGAGCTGCAGACGGTCCACACAGAGACCCATGTATTCGCATTTGGAACCAGCCCCCTCAGTCGGCTGAAGGAGGACCACAGGAAATTTATGG GAATACGCTCACAGCCAACTCTAATGATGTTACCATGTGGCGGTTTCGGA GTAGACAGGGACAGCGTGTGGAATGAGGCACACTCATCAAATGCTGCCAGAATGGCGGTGGGATGTGTCATCGAGCTGGCTCTCAGAGTGGCGAGGGGAGATCTCCAG AACGGGTTTGCTGTTGTCCGACCTCCAGGACATCACGCTGAACAGTCAGCCGCCAT GGGTTTCTGTTTCTTTAATTCAGTAGCCATTGCTGCCAAACAGCTCCAGCTGAAGATGAACATGCACAAGATTCTCATCGTAGACTGG gatgtccatcatggaaaTGGAACTCAACAGGTCTTCTACACAGATCCCAGTGTCCTCTACATCTCCCTCCATCGCCATGATGATGGTAACTTCTTCCCAGGAAGTGGGGCATCGGATGAG GTTGGCAGTGGGCCCGGTGCGGGCTTTAATGTGAACATTGCTTGGACCAAGAGTCTGGACCCTCCCATTGGTGATGCCGAGTATCTCGCTGCCTTCAG GACAGTGGTGATGCCAATTGCCAAGGAATTTGATCCAGATATGGTCCTGGTCTCCTCAGGATTCGATGCTGTTGAGGGACATCCCCCTCAACTTGGAGGATACAACGTGTCAGCCAAAT gTTTTGGTTACCTCACAAGGCAGCTGATGTCCCTTGCTGGTGGAAAAATCGTCATGGCtttggagggtggtcacagtctCACCGCCATCTGTGATGCAGCCGAGGCCTGTGTATCTGCTTTGCTGGGCAAGGAG ATGGACCCCCTCCCCGAACATCTCCTCCACCAGAAGCCCAACTGGAATGGTGTGGCCTCCCTGGAGAGAGTGCTACAGGCTCAGG ACATGAACCCATGGAGCACCAGACTCTGGCCTGACTTCGGGCTTCGCCAAGTGTGGTGGAGTGGGGCTGGGATTTCAGGAGACAGAAAAGGGATCTTACAGACAATATGCGGGAGGGGGGAGAAATTTCTGAGGAATCCAGTGGCCTTCTCCATATGTCCATCTGAAATCGTGTTCCTTCTCTCCTGTCCTGTCCAGTTCACACCATTCTGCATTCTCCCCATCCCCTCCACCAGGGGAAATCTTATCACCAACTTCCTCAGAACCTGA
- the LOC132384766 gene encoding histone deacetylase 4-like isoform X9: MDLRIDQLYGNGGEQSPHRSETVITPHPLCMPLPKQQIQGPDMRCDQQGGSSHGKLRLLRNKDQGKQSTGASTAVKQRLQEFVLKKQEAALKNTVLLTATQSSVTYSREIRPPAQGLHQAPPLGQGTWSGDPEQEFPLRKTASEPNLKVRLKLRSRGSERRNSPLLCRKDSAPAGLGGRSRDALVAGLPPPYGVMPSMAPLVHGQPRTHRPLGRTQSAPLPRDPRAAQQQLHQQRQHRQFLQRLREHTQLSQRLLLRDQSRTLDSIGMQAESLGFRCPVVGHRPLSRAQSSPASTSIPTPTPTPEAVAQSTCSTGLVYEPLMLKHQCPCGGGQHPEHPGRIQSIWSRLQETGLRSQCQVVRGRKATLEELQTVHTETHVFAFGTSPLSRLKEDHRKFMGIRSQPTLMMLPCGGFGVDRDSVWNEAHSSNAARMAVGCVIELALRVARGDLQNGFAVVRPPGHHAEQSAAMGFCFFNSVAIAAKQLQLKMNMHKILIVDWDVHHGNGTQQVFYTDPSVLYISLHRHDDGNFFPGSGASDEVGSGPGAGFNVNIAWTKSLDPPIGDAEYLAAFRTVVMPIAKEFDPDMVLVSSGFDAVEGHPPQLGGYNVSAKCFGYLTRQLMSLAGGKIVMALEGGHSLTAICDAAEACVSALLGKEMDPLPEHLLHQKPNWNGVASLERVLQAQDMNPWSTRLWPDFGLRQVWWSGAGISGDRKGILQTICGRGEKFLRNPVAFSICPSEIVFLLSCPVQFTPFCILPIPSTRGNLITNFLRT; this comes from the exons ATGGACCTGCGGATTGATCAGTTGTATGGGAATGGGGGTGAGCAGTCCCCCCACCGTTcggagacagttatcaccccccaccccctctgcatGCCGCTCCCAAAACAACAGATACAG GGCCCGGACATGAGATGTGACCAACAGGGGGGCTCATCCCATGGGAAGCTCCGACTGTTACGGAACAAGGACCAAGGGAAGCAAA GTACGGGGGCAAGCACTGCGGTGAAACAGAGGCTCCAGGAGTtcgtgttgaagaagcaggaggCAGCACTGAAGAACACAGTCCTGCTGACAGCGACACAGAGCAGCGTCACATACAG CCGTGAGATTCGGCCGCCAGCCCAGGGATTGCATCAGGCACCCCCGCTCGGTCAGGGAACGTGGAGTGGAGACCCAGAGCAAGAGTTCCCACTGCGAAAGACAG CCTCGGAGCCCAACCTGAAGGTGCGGCTGAAGCTGAGGTCTCGGGGGTCCGAGCGAAGGAACAGCCCCCTCCTCTGTCGCAAGGACAGCGCTCCTGCAGGGCTCGGGGGCAGGAGCAGAGACGCcctgg TAGCGGGGCTGCCTCCCCCCTACGGGGTGATGCCAAGCATGGCGCCGTTGGTCCACGGCCAACCCCGGACTCACCGGCCGCTGGGACGGACACAGTCTGCCCCCCTGCCCCGGGACCCTAGGGCTGCTCAGCAGCAGCTGCACCAACAGAGGCAGCACCGGCAGTTCCTGCAGCGGCTGAGGGAGCACACTCAACTGAGCCAG CGCCTTCTTCTCCGTGATCAGTCTCGAACTTTGGATTCTATTGGGATGCAGGCGGAAAGCCTGGGCTTCAGATGCCCAGTTGTGGGGCACAGACCACTTTCCAGAGCTCAATCTTCACCCGCCTCAACCTCAATACCTACCCCTACTCCTACCCCTGAAGCCGTGGCACAGTCTACTTGTAGCACAG GCCTGGTGTATGAGCCCCTGATGCTGAAACACCAGTGTCCATGCGGTGGGGGGCAGCATCCAGAACATCCCGGCCGGATCCAGAGCATCTGGTCCCGACTCCAGGAGACTGGCCTGAGAAGCCAGTGTCAG GTGGTCCGAGGAAGGAAGGCCACTCTGGAGGAGCTGCAGACGGTCCACACAGAGACCCATGTATTCGCATTTGGAACCAGCCCCCTCAGTCGGCTGAAGGAGGACCACAGGAAATTTATGG GAATACGCTCACAGCCAACTCTAATGATGTTACCATGTGGCGGTTTCGGA GTAGACAGGGACAGCGTGTGGAATGAGGCACACTCATCAAATGCTGCCAGAATGGCGGTGGGATGTGTCATCGAGCTGGCTCTCAGAGTGGCGAGGGGAGATCTCCAG AACGGGTTTGCTGTTGTCCGACCTCCAGGACATCACGCTGAACAGTCAGCCGCCAT GGGTTTCTGTTTCTTTAATTCAGTAGCCATTGCTGCCAAACAGCTCCAGCTGAAGATGAACATGCACAAGATTCTCATCGTAGACTGG gatgtccatcatggaaaTGGAACTCAACAGGTCTTCTACACAGATCCCAGTGTCCTCTACATCTCCCTCCATCGCCATGATGATGGTAACTTCTTCCCAGGAAGTGGGGCATCGGATGAG GTTGGCAGTGGGCCCGGTGCGGGCTTTAATGTGAACATTGCTTGGACCAAGAGTCTGGACCCTCCCATTGGTGATGCCGAGTATCTCGCTGCCTTCAG GACAGTGGTGATGCCAATTGCCAAGGAATTTGATCCAGATATGGTCCTGGTCTCCTCAGGATTCGATGCTGTTGAGGGACATCCCCCTCAACTTGGAGGATACAACGTGTCAGCCAAAT gTTTTGGTTACCTCACAAGGCAGCTGATGTCCCTTGCTGGTGGAAAAATCGTCATGGCtttggagggtggtcacagtctCACCGCCATCTGTGATGCAGCCGAGGCCTGTGTATCTGCTTTGCTGGGCAAGGAG ATGGACCCCCTCCCCGAACATCTCCTCCACCAGAAGCCCAACTGGAATGGTGTGGCCTCCCTGGAGAGAGTGCTACAGGCTCAGG ACATGAACCCATGGAGCACCAGACTCTGGCCTGACTTCGGGCTTCGCCAAGTGTGGTGGAGTGGGGCTGGGATTTCAGGAGACAGAAAAGGGATCTTACAGACAATATGCGGGAGGGGGGAGAAATTTCTGAGGAATCCAGTGGCCTTCTCCATATGTCCATCTGAAATCGTGTTCCTTCTCTCCTGTCCTGTCCAGTTCACACCATTCTGCATTCTCCCCATCCCCTCCACCAGGGGAAATCTTATCACCAACTTCCTCAGAACCTGA